The DNA segment tATTGGCTATGTTAGTTAATCtaagttttgtatttttttatattttttttaatgtaaggtTTGTGGGTTTTGATATGGAATATGAATGTTTATTATCCGTAACTAGTGTCGATTTTAATTATTCAGACCTAAGTAGCTATTATTGATacgaaatattaattttgatcaGAGAGTTGATCATATCATGTTAGCTTATATATGTTAATGTATCTaagttttgtatttattttattatatttttaatgtgagGTTTGTGGGTTTGTTACAGGATATGAATATGAATgtgattatttatttgttatgttaaGAGGGTGTTGTTGATGTTTGATGTATAATCAGGGATTCCATGGACTGAGGAAGAGCACAAGCTATTCTTGGTGGGGTTGCAGAAAGTggggaaaggtgattggagaggGATCTCAAGGAACTATGTCAAAACGAGGACGCCAACACAGGTTGCTAGCCATGCTCAGAAGTACTTTCTCCGCCGCACCAACCTCAATCGCCGTCGCCGGAGATCCAGCCTCTTTGACATCACCACCGACTCGGTAACCTCTCCATCTTGTTTTCATGTTGTCATGTTATGCTAAACTTTGCTGTTACTTTTGTGGCATGAATTATGTATTTCTGAGTCAAAGGATTATTAATAGTTGTTATTGATGGGATATTGAAATTTGAGGCATGGTTTCATTTGCCGTGTTAGGAAAACCAAGTATAGAATAGAAACCAAAGGAAAaaggtgaaagaaaaaaaaattaccacacTGTTCAGTTTAAGttgggttttatttttttttaaatttgtatagcATATTTGTAAGTGTTTCTTAAAGTAAACAGTCCCGTgttttctgttttaattttacCAGCAATTGCAAATTTGAACGTATTCTCACTTTGTTTTGGTTCAAAACTTTGAAATCCGGTGAAAAGAGGGTGGTAGCTTTTATTGGTAATTGTTTGTAAAAACGGGAAAGGGAATAAAAAGTGTTTCGTGAAACCAAAAGAAACTCGTGCCATTTGGTTATTTATCTTGTcttgagtttttttaattaaagtccTTTGGTTTTTGAAGAGAAATTCAACAGACAGAATCACATGATTTCAGGCTTTATAGGTAAACAAGTTAACTATTTTAAACTTGGGAGGATTGGAGAAACATTGGTATTAATTTAGTACCAATtaatctttttgtttccatgtttGGTACCCGGGGGAAGACTTATCCAGTATTATATTGACAGCTACCtatatttaaagaatttttcaacATTTACTGTGAGATCAATAATCAATTAGCCTTTAGGGTATGATAGCAACCTCAGTCATTTTTAATGATCTTGTTCAATTTTCTGTGTCAGGTCTCTACAACCCCTATGGAGGAAGGAGTACAGATCCAGCATCAAGATAATGTGTCTCTCTTTCATCCAGTGTACCCTGTAACCCCTGAAGGAAGCAACATGAATGGATTTCCAAAGATGTCCATGTATCCAAAGGATGTTGGTTCTGGAGTCATGTCAGTTCAAGCTGGGAATCCAATGGAAACACTCACTTTGGGACAAGGAAATGTGGAACAGAATGGGCCAAGTACTAAGCTAGTTTGTACAACCCCTATTGTTCCAGATCATAGAGGCTCCACAGTGTCTGATATCACTGCAAGTTTGAGTTCCATTGATCCACCAACACTGTCTCTGGGGTTATCTTTGTCATCCAGTCCAAGACAAACATCATCATCAATACATGCAGCTTTACATGCACTGCCATACTTCAACAATCAAGATAGCATCATAAGTGCTgcttgaaaaagataaacatatATCTGTGGCCCATTATCTATAGCTACTTTGGATTCACAGAGATGTTTATCACTAATCTACTTTCTCTTTTTGGCGGGAGAAATATAAAACATGTTAAAGGAAAAGATGATGAATTAGATCCTTCTGAAGGCAAGGTAATAAGTCATGAGACCAATTTGATCCTTCTGTTCCTTGTACAGACCATGGAAAGGTCCTgtcatgtttttgtttattgtttattggCCACTTTTATGTTTGTAGTTACTATAACTGAAAATAACCAAGTACTTCctgttaatttttaatgaatataaATCTGGACTATATCAAAGCATGATTTCTAGCCCTTTTATGCACTGTATGTCATCTTAGTAGATTGacacaattttttgtttttcttggtgATTACATAACCTAATTTACTCATGCAATTACTGTTGTAGACTTGTAGTAGTATCAGAATTTTCTGGTTTACGCGTCTTGCAATTGCATTATCCTTGTTTGTCCACGACAATCCCCATACAGTTTCCATCGTTCCTGTGGGGCGAGTTAAAGATTGATTAGGAAAACATGAAATTCTTGTTGCCCCACGCTACTTGTCCTACAGTTCCTATGTTTATTTCTAGTGATAGTGGGATCTGATGATCTATTTTTGTGGCTATAGTCACAGTTGCGAGCACCTTGCGGGGCCAGGGTTGTCAATTCAGTTATTGGACAAAAGAAGTGTCCTACAACATGCTAAGCtcctataataataaataattaaattttttagttaagaTCAAGTGGACG comes from the Glycine soja cultivar W05 chromosome 6, ASM419377v2, whole genome shotgun sequence genome and includes:
- the LOC114416495 gene encoding transcription factor MYB1R1-like, which encodes MPLSSSSSSAVDSAVSGEIMLFGVRVVVDSMRKSVSMNNLSQYELPRDAANAKDDAAGYASADDAAPINSDKNRDRKRGIPWTEEEHKLFLVGLQKVGKGDWRGISRNYVKTRTPTQVASHAQKYFLRRTNLNRRRRRSSLFDITTDSVSTTPMEEGVQIQHQDNVSLFHPVYPVTPEGSNMNGFPKMSMYPKDVGSGVMSVQAGNPMETLTLGQGNVEQNGPSTKLVCTTPIVPDHRGSTVSDITASLSSIDPPTLSLGLSLSSSPRQTSSSIHAALHALPYFNNQDSIISAA